In the Mytilus galloprovincialis chromosome 10, xbMytGall1.hap1.1, whole genome shotgun sequence genome, one interval contains:
- the LOC143048636 gene encoding uncharacterized protein LOC143048636 translates to MDASGEEIIKELKRKEHRILRTAKEVIKFYMVQSHRSFQCLIEEHKHDLYHYYHFTTRCELCSFGYVLPDRRRLLQNHLDLLCIPSSLSKFNTSNFNCSITVDEIDLDIAWCLLDCCDAIFWRQCLQLQRTTFVEFLNEHKHVIYHLVEGLNSCNLCKNNSQQHKHIITQKQWTYLFYQPSFTSVKCANLSKTTVTCVSKVMARSDITIHQLYEDDITLAKHLLLHLLPLKKGLVRLLALGQQLLTCDITSVSANKQLCLKFDQIMGVLVHSLPYNSADKDNAVSRKPGNNKKNLWNGGMQTEKEFNFYKYRSTNEDDKNRKSKTYFINRNRNALTSDISDQKTTKVLPSRYFLYDVPCEQMFLPGGTIFKTPQERLASYTYWPVHSLFWPYQLALAGFFYTGTEHIVRCFICDYTASVNSWIPPENPSEAHARCSPGCSFVQGNGFKICAKEPVLEKDLKSNPVRSYVDFSTKQSNDKSFLLKGGNDTTDSTFAADNVFCPPGTYASTDNNFPRYPEMTNGIRETSRENNDIGCDGLNEMVSCLSIQTSDAVVVENQVANLEEAKVEQDSKFPFTDTADTTLFFDETAKKNNQALADNFSNLNLMTTESNLHFNDNSVTYKFTDGSVAQLKYPQFKRFKSRLQTYTSWKYSSKQRPILLAEAGYFYTGEADIVRCFCCDLGLAEWDAQDDPWVEHARHNCRCLFLKSEKGEDYVNEVQLRWKKIYNPKHPVLEDKDSRLKTFAGVWRTDIEQTPEILVDAGFFYTGEEDTVRCHYCDGGLRNWEPKDIPWEEHARWFPFCKFVIKMKGREYIDEIRIKHETTERNEEVATPPDELFVNHPFVQQLQELEFKIEDITAAMQVFKSKEGKSNFSIEDIVEIIIQGKGREQEIQKSIQDPSTLKEINRQLKEKLLCVRCKTNDVSMLFASCGHRITCETCAQQLDYCPYCNKEITKRIKTFLS, encoded by the exons ATGGATGCTTCTGGAGAAGaaataattaaagaattaaaaagaaaGGAACACAGAATATTGAGAACAGCCAAGGAAGTTATTAAGTTTTACATGGTACAAAGTCATCGATCGTTCCAATGTTTGATAGAAGAGCATAAGCACGATTTGTACCATTATTATCATTTTACCACAAGATGTGAATTATGTTCATTTGGCTATGTGCTTCCAGACCGCCGACGGCTACTACAAAACCATCTCGACCTTTTATGCATCCCGAGCTCCTTATCGAAGTTTAATACAAGCAACTTTAACTGTTCGATAACCGTGGATGAAATAGACCTAGATATAGCCTGGTGTTTGCTTGATTGTTGTGATGCTATTTTTTGGCGTCAGTGTTTACAGTTGCAAAGGACAACATTTGTCGAATTTCTGAACGAACATAAACATGTAATTTATCATTTGGTCGAAGGTTTGAATAGCTGTAACCTATGCAAAAACAACAGTCAGCAACATAAACACATTATAACACAGAAACAGTGGACATATCTTTTTTATCAACCTAGTTTTACTTCAGTAAAATGTGCAAATCTTTCAAAGACAACTGTAACATGCGTTTCCAAGGTTATGGCTAGGTCTGATATTACAATTCATCAACTTTATGAAGACGATATAACATTAGCGAAGCATTTATTACTTCACCTGTTGCCGTTGAAGAAAGGACTGGTTCGCCTTCTTGCTTTAGGTCAGCAGCTGTTAACCTGTGATATAACATCGGTGTCAGCAAACAAACAACTGTGTTTGAAATTTGACCAAATAATGGGAGTTCTTGTACACTCTTTGCCTTATAATTCAGCAGACAAAGATAATGCCGTTTCAAGAAAACCAGGAAATAATAAG AAAAATCTATGGAATGGTGGTATGCAAACAGAAAAagaatttaacttttataaatatagATCAACGAATGAAGATgataaaaatagaaaatcaaaAACCTATTTTATAAATAGGAACAGAAATGCATTGACATCTGATATTTCTGATCAAAAGACGACTAAAGTTCTTCCATCTAGATATTTTCTTTATGATGTGCCATGTGAACAGATGTTTCTACCCGGTGGAACGATTTTTAAAACACCACAAGAACGTCTAGCATCGTATACATACTGGCCAGTACATTCCCTGTTTTGGCCCTATCAATTAGCTCTAGCAGGATTTTTCTACACTGGAACAGAGCATATTGTCCGTTGTTTTATCTGTGATTACACAGCCTCAGTTAACTCCTGGATTCCACCAGAGAATCCATCAGAGGCTCATGCACGCTGCAGTCCTGGTTGTAGCTTCGTTCAAGGTAACGGGTTCAAGATTTGTGCGAAAGAGCCTGTTTTAGAAAAAGACTTAAAAAGCAATCCGGTTCGATCATATGTCGACTTTAGTACAAAGCAGTCTAATGATAAATCATTCCTTCTCAAAGGAGGAAATGATACAACTGATTCTACATTTGCTGCTGATAATGTGTTTTGTCCTCCAGGTACATACGCAAGCACTGATAACAATTTTCCCAGGTATCCAGAGATGACAAATGGAATACGTGAGACGAGCAGAGAGAACAATGATATTGGATGTGACGGCTTGAACGAAATGGTATCGTGTTTATCAATCCAAACTTCAGATGCAGTGGTTGTTGAAAATCAAGTAGCAAATTTAGAGGAAGCCAAAGTTGAACAAGATTCCAAGTTTCCTTTCACTGACACTGCTGATACGACCTTATTCTTCGACGAAACAGCTAAGAAAAATAACCAAGCATTGGCAGATAACTTTTCCAACCTCAATTTGATGACCACTGAAAGCAATTTACATTTTAATGATAATTCAGTTACATACAAATTCACGGATGGCTCTGTGGCACAACTTAAATATCCACAATTTAAACGCTTCAAGTCAAGATTACAGACCTATACTAGCTGGAAGTACTCTTCCAAACAACGACCGATACTTTTGGCTGAAGCTGGTTATTTTTACACAG GTGAAGCTGACATTGTTAGGTGCTTCTGTTGTGATCTTGGACTAGCTGAATGGGATGCTCAAGATGACCCGTGGGTTGAACATGCACGACACAACTGTAGGTGTTTGTTCCTTAAAAGTGAAAAGGGAGAGGACTATGTAAATGAAGTACAACTAAGATGGAAAAAG ATCTATAACCCAAAGCATCCTGTATTAGAGGACAAAGATTCAAGATTGAAAACATTTGCTGGTGTATGGAGAACTGATATCGAACAAACTCCAGAGATTTTAGTGGATGCTGGTTTCTTTTACACAG GTGAAGAAGACACTGTCCGTTGTCATTATTGTGATGGAGGACTACGTAACTGGGAACCAAAAGACATACCATGGGAGGAGCATGCGCGATGGTTTCCATTCTGTAAATTTGTCATCAAAATGAAAGGAAGAGAATATATAGATGAAATACGCATAAAACATGAg aCAACAGAAAGGAATGAAGAAGTTGCTACTCCACCAGATG aattgtttGTCAACCATCCTTTTGTTCAGCAGTTGCAAGAGTTAGAGTTTAAAATAGAGGATATTACAGCCGCAATGCAAGTTTTTAAATCTAAAGAAG gAAAAAGTAATTTTAGTATTGAAGACATAGTAGAAATCATTATTCAAGGCAAAGGTAGAGAACAAGAAATACAAAAATCAATCCAAG ATCCATCAACACTTAAAGAAATAAATCGTCAGCTAAAAGAGAAGCTTCTATGTGTTCGATGTAAAACTAACGATGTGTCAATGTTGTTTGCAAGCTGTGGACATCGAATTACATGTGAAACTTGCGCACAGCAACTTGACTATTGTCCATATTGTAATAAAGAAATAACGAAACGAATCAAGACGTTTCTGTCGTAA